From Demequina lutea, a single genomic window includes:
- a CDS encoding Chromate resistance protein ChrB — translation MSTTSANADEESLRPPTSAGWFVLVYRIPSEPTRLRATAWRRLKSLGAVYLQNSVAALPITPAAERALRKLQHDITEMSGTAILMRSSVLVGESHVLAIFQAARTDEYEEIVDRCSGFLAELQKEYDKQHFTYAELEENEVDHTKLVNWLAKVQARDEFVAPGRAEAEAAIKECETALEEYAARVYVEEPEGH, via the coding sequence GTGAGCACGACTTCAGCCAATGCCGACGAAGAATCCCTCAGGCCGCCTACGTCGGCCGGTTGGTTTGTGCTCGTCTACCGCATCCCCTCCGAGCCGACTCGCCTCCGGGCGACCGCCTGGCGCCGCCTCAAGTCGCTCGGCGCCGTCTACCTCCAAAACTCCGTGGCCGCCCTTCCGATCACCCCTGCGGCCGAGCGCGCGCTACGCAAGTTGCAACACGACATCACCGAAATGTCGGGTACCGCAATTCTCATGAGGTCCTCCGTCTTGGTGGGCGAATCGCATGTCCTGGCCATCTTTCAGGCGGCGCGGACCGACGAGTACGAGGAGATCGTCGACCGCTGCTCCGGTTTCCTGGCCGAGTTGCAGAAGGAATACGACAAACAGCACTTCACGTATGCCGAGCTCGAGGAGAACGAGGTCGACCACACGAAGCTCGTCAACTGGCTCGCTAAGGTCCAGGCTCGCGACGAGTTCGTGGCCCCAGGGCGCGCGGAAGCCGAGGCCGCCATCAAGGAGTGCGAAACCGCCCTCGAGGAGTACGCGGCTCGGGTCTACGTCGAGGAGCCTGAGGGCCACTGA
- the lgt gene encoding prolipoprotein diacylglyceryl transferase — MPATERGMMFHMFHMFHMYIPSPSQGVWHLGPVPIRAYALFILAGIFVATWWTRRRWVARGGDPDDVLDVVMWAVPFGIVGGRLYHLITDPELYFTAGKDPIRALYIWDGGLGIWGAVALGIVGALIGCRRKGISLAAFLDAVAPGLILAQAIGRWGNYFNQELYGGPTKLPWALMIDPAHRPAATPNIGLYQPTFLYESLWDVGVAVLLVWAGRRYALHNGRLFALYVAAYTFGRAWVEALRVDHANHFLGLRLNDWTSVIVFVAAVAYLVLHRSRADKSSTPAVEGEPPASDGALLAPDEAPSEEAPSET, encoded by the coding sequence GTGCCTGCGACCGAACGAGGAATGATGTTCCACATGTTCCACATGTTCCACATGTATATTCCCAGCCCCTCACAGGGCGTCTGGCACCTCGGGCCGGTGCCCATTCGGGCGTACGCGTTGTTCATCCTCGCGGGGATCTTCGTCGCTACCTGGTGGACCAGGCGGCGGTGGGTCGCCCGCGGCGGGGACCCGGACGACGTGCTGGATGTCGTGATGTGGGCGGTGCCATTCGGCATCGTCGGAGGACGCCTCTACCACTTGATCACCGATCCCGAACTCTACTTCACCGCAGGGAAGGACCCCATCCGGGCGCTGTATATCTGGGACGGCGGGCTGGGGATCTGGGGCGCGGTCGCGCTCGGCATCGTCGGCGCGCTCATCGGATGCCGCCGCAAGGGGATCAGTCTTGCCGCATTCCTTGACGCGGTGGCCCCCGGTCTGATCCTCGCGCAGGCGATCGGTAGGTGGGGCAACTACTTCAACCAGGAGCTCTACGGCGGGCCCACCAAGCTGCCTTGGGCCCTGATGATCGATCCCGCACACCGGCCAGCCGCCACGCCGAACATCGGGCTGTACCAGCCGACGTTCCTGTACGAGTCCCTGTGGGACGTGGGCGTCGCAGTGCTGCTGGTGTGGGCCGGGCGCCGGTACGCCCTGCACAACGGGCGACTGTTTGCGTTGTACGTCGCCGCCTACACGTTCGGGAGGGCCTGGGTCGAGGCGCTGCGGGTAGACCATGCGAACCACTTCTTGGGTTTGCGCCTCAACGACTGGACCAGCGTGATCGTCTTCGTGGCGGCGGTCGCGTACCTCGTGCTTCACCGGTCCCGCGCCGACAAATCGTCGACTCCCGCAGTTGAAGGGGAGCCCCCTGCGTCCGACGGGGCTCTCCTCGCCCCCGACGAAGCACCTTCCGAAGAAGCACCTTCCGAAACCTGA
- a CDS encoding MarR family winged helix-turn-helix transcriptional regulator, which yields MVARGPDPTTERGDPSGARVLTEVVTRLRRALRTSIRSDDRWESLPMARVEVLLALREHQSVRVGELATLLQLAANTMSGLVQALVETGLVTRRSDPTDRRVALVGLTGAGRTQLADWERAHQQRIGDALGRLPAAEQATIREALPALDRLVEHLANPDTEVDG from the coding sequence ATGGTAGCCAGGGGACCGGATCCGACGACGGAACGCGGCGACCCCTCGGGCGCTCGAGTTCTCACCGAGGTCGTCACCCGGCTGCGCCGTGCGCTGCGGACCAGCATCCGCTCGGATGACCGGTGGGAGTCCCTTCCCATGGCGCGGGTCGAGGTGCTGCTGGCGCTACGCGAGCATCAGAGCGTCCGCGTCGGCGAGCTCGCGACCCTGCTCCAACTCGCCGCCAACACGATGAGTGGCCTGGTGCAGGCGCTCGTGGAGACGGGACTCGTGACGCGGCGATCCGACCCTACCGATCGGCGTGTCGCCCTCGTCGGGCTCACCGGCGCAGGCCGCACCCAGCTCGCCGACTGGGAGCGAGCCCACCAGCAACGCATCGGCGATGCCCTGGGGCGCCTGCCCGCGGCCGAGCAGGCGACGATCAGGGAAGCCTTGCCCGCGCTCGACCGCCTTGTCGAGCACCTGGCAAACCCGGACACCGAGGTCGACGGGTAG
- a CDS encoding COG4280 domain-containing protein: MSDISLFVAVFLACLVEAVEATTIVLAAGTARHWRSAMLGTLAGLAVLVVAIAVAGPAISHLPLGALRLLVGGLLLVFGLQWMRKAILRASGYKALHDEAAIYKKEVAAAAQAEQGSRRGVKDWYAFTLSFKGVVLEGLEVVFIVLTFGTNQKNLPVAAVAAATAVVIVVILGAVVRGPLSRVPENTLKFVVGVMLTAFGIFWGAEGAGADWPGSDTSLLVIAPAVAIFGLALAVGMRRFRVSRVPAPELIPVGARVGEGSVALTQTTLAQMNLAQMNLAQMNLAQEIAGAAEDAQAAEPAAHVRAVAVATETPQRGLESRLRAFGAFWYDFIIGDDWQVAAGVALGLLMVFVVSSASSLAWIVMPVAIAVLLPYGVRRAMR; encoded by the coding sequence ATGAGTGACATCTCCCTGTTCGTTGCCGTCTTCCTCGCCTGCCTTGTGGAGGCGGTTGAAGCCACGACGATCGTGCTCGCCGCCGGCACGGCGCGCCACTGGCGCTCGGCAATGCTCGGCACGCTTGCCGGGCTCGCCGTCCTGGTCGTCGCCATTGCGGTTGCGGGCCCGGCCATCTCCCACCTCCCGCTCGGCGCCTTGCGCCTCCTTGTCGGAGGGCTGCTTCTCGTCTTCGGCCTGCAGTGGATGCGCAAGGCGATCCTGCGTGCCAGCGGCTACAAGGCGCTTCACGACGAGGCCGCGATCTACAAGAAGGAGGTCGCCGCCGCGGCTCAAGCGGAGCAGGGTTCGCGTCGCGGGGTCAAGGACTGGTACGCCTTCACGCTTTCGTTCAAGGGGGTTGTGCTCGAGGGCCTTGAGGTCGTGTTCATCGTCCTGACGTTCGGCACCAACCAGAAGAACCTGCCGGTCGCCGCTGTCGCCGCGGCCACGGCCGTCGTCATCGTGGTGATCCTGGGCGCGGTGGTGCGTGGACCGCTCTCTCGCGTGCCAGAGAACACCCTTAAGTTCGTCGTCGGTGTGATGCTGACGGCGTTTGGCATCTTCTGGGGCGCCGAGGGCGCCGGGGCCGATTGGCCGGGCTCCGACACCTCGCTGCTCGTCATCGCCCCGGCCGTGGCGATCTTTGGCCTCGCGCTCGCCGTGGGGATGAGGCGATTCCGCGTGTCCCGCGTCCCAGCTCCCGAGCTGATCCCTGTCGGGGCTCGCGTGGGCGAGGGTTCGGTAGCTCTCACACAGACGACTCTCGCGCAGATGAATCTCGCGCAGATGAATCTCGCGCAGATGAATCTCGCGCAGGAAATCGCAGGCGCGGCGGAGGATGCTCAAGCAGCGGAGCCCGCCGCGCACGTCCGTGCCGTCGCGGTTGCGACGGAGACGCCGCAGCGAGGTCTCGAGTCACGGCTGCGCGCCTTCGGGGCGTTCTGGTACGACTTCATCATCGGGGACGACTGGCAGGTTGCGGCGGGGGTCGCGCTCGGATTGCTCATGGTCTTCGTCGTGTCGAGCGCGTCTTCGCTCGCGTGGATCGTGATGCCCGTCGCGATCGCGGTCCTGCTTCCCTACGGCGTCAGGCGCGCCATGCGCTGA